A part of Drosophila ananassae strain 14024-0371.13 chromosome 2R, ASM1763931v2, whole genome shotgun sequence genomic DNA contains:
- the LOC6506948 gene encoding uncharacterized protein LOC6506948 codes for MSMQSESSQKGVDIRKGKDSGGSTRSGTGGGGRRWIMGLLLGYTIMSLMVVKVASTAALYHKHQESGNAIASSAEEPATATEAATSGDDSDSDIEKMRAKLQQLQHEQQQQYLRQQQQQLQLHLQQMRQSGAGGLGGGAAGGLSAGETAYLLERADNSIAPIYGTWGTKARRPLHATSSLESDDAHVYERLPKRSATMTPLRGLAPRDQMPRPPRLATQDMQLSLGSPSPPPPPTTALLRRQFSETPGTRAQREDGGFKPKPFHFPYDGPLPEQFSKGEGRPELNNIQDILQHLHISGVAPSKLPPMVMMPTGLHIAGTYKNLKASGIGNFFRSKRNKKQMQFSIPFPMSSMGHHIAGPMTLPMMMPLPMQWYPPGVLPHQRVAIDQLYPYKPRSPQDVNLLAMQPLGNTKPVSKKKKKKQQQQQQQLLEHGSQQQQHFVSDPFGQPVFAINATRQPKHTRIPFKVNLDIYPVLPPSRPASVLHRHPFQQQDYVFPSAAALTGTTAAAFQMPGGHGIYQTPFKFPTQSPMVFPDQATRYSQQYQQAQKYPPPPKSILPDESIYGGQKQQGQVESHTNPIMLHLNVFPKQKPTASVRVSTNPFHNHNMRNTIQSNDLPPPHPPSPIEPRNVITGNNTQLQQQHQQQQHPHLQQHQLQPLNQTQQQLQPQVPGNRSSSISRSDHLPLIDFEHPIVAAELPDPASLTSNIRHNPQDYVRYRKTPVDEHYSHQKSANIEQLAAEAQTASLFRFPVEDLIQFQVDDAL; via the exons ATGTCCATGCAGTCTGAGAGTTCACAAAAAGGAGTGGATATTCGTAAAGGAAAGGATTCTGgaggatcaacaagaagcggcaccggcggcggcggcaggcGGTGGATTATGGGCCTTCTACTGGGATACACAATT ATGTCACTCATGGTAGtcaaggtcgcctccactgCAGCTCTTTACCACAAACACCAAGAATCCGGCAACGCCATTGCGTCCTCGGCCGAGGaacctgccactgccacagagGCAGCCACCAGTGGCGACGACAGCGATAGTGACATCGAGAAGATGCGCGCCAAGTTGCAGCAACTGCAGCacgaacagcaacagcaatacCTGcgccaacagcaacagcaattgCAGCTTCATCTGCAGCAGATGCGACAGAGTGGCGCAGGAGGATTAGGTGGTGGTGCAGCAGGGGGACTAAGTGCTGGCGAAACTGCCTATTTATTGGAGCGTGCCGACAACAGCATCGCACCCATCTACGGGACGTGGGGCACGAAAGCGCGACGGCCGTTGCACGCAACATCATCACTCGAGTCCGACGACGCCCATGTCTACGAGCGCCTGCCCAAGCGATCCGCCACCATGACGCCTCTGAGGGGGCTGGCACCCAGAGATCAGATGCCCCGACCACCCCGTCTTGCCACCCAGGACATGCAGCTCTCGCTGGGATCCCCGTCACCACCGCCGCCACCCACCACTGCGCTACTGAGACGCCAATTCTCAGAGACCCCAGGAACCAGGGCTCAGAGAGAGGATGGTGGCTTCAAGCCGAAGCCCTTTCACTTTCCCTACGACGGTCCCTTGCCAGAGCAGTTCTCCAAAGGAGAGGGCCGTCCGGAACTGAACAACATCCAGGATATCCTGCAACACTTGCACATTTCGGGAGTGGCGCCCAGCAAACTACCACCCATGGTGATGATGCCCACAGGATTGCATATTGCAG gGACCTACAAAAACCTGAAAGCCAGTGGCATTGGAAACTTCTTCCGTAGCAAGCGCAACAAGAAGCAGATGCAATTCAGCATTCCCTTCCCCATGTCTTCGATGGGTCACCACATTGCAGGGCCCATGACCCTGCCGATGATGATGCCCCTGCCCATGCAGTGGTACCCGCCGGGTGTGTTGCCTCACCAGCGGGTGGCCATCGATCAGCTGTACCCCTACAAGCCGCGCTCCCCGCAAGACGTTAATCTGCTGGCCATGCAACCGCTGGGAAACACCAAACCCGTCtccaaaaagaagaaaaagaagcaacagcagcagcaacaacaattgcTGGAGCATGGCagtcagcaacagcagcactTTGTGAGCGATCCGTTTGGGCAGCCGGTTTTCGCGATTAATGCCACCAGGCAGCCAAAACACACGCGGATACCATTTAAGGTCAACTTGGATATATATCCCGTTTTGCCGCCTTCGCGTCCTGCCTCGGTATTGCATCGGCATCCTTTCCAGCAGCAGGACTATGTCTTCCCCTCGGCGGCAGCCTTGACCGGAACCACAGCCGCCGCCTTCCAGATGCCTGGAGGACATGGCATCTATCAGACTCCCTTTAAGTTCCCCACGCAATCGCCTATGGTTTTCCCAGATCAGGCCACCAGATATAGTCAGCAATATCAGCAGGCCCAAAAGTATCCTCCGCCGCCGAAGAGCATTCTACCGGACGAAAGTATCTATGGAGGGCAGAAGCAGCAGGGCCAAGTTGAAAGCCACACCAATCCCATCATGCTGCACTTGAATGTGTTTCCCAAACAGAAGCCCACTGCCAGTGTAAGGGTCTCCACGAATCCTTTCCACAATCACAATATGCGCAATACCATTCAGTCCAATGATCTGCCGCCTCCCCATCCTCCGAGTCCCATAGAGCCCAGGAATGTGATTACTGGGAACAACACTcagttgcagcagcaacaccaacagcagcaacatccgCACTTGCAACAGCACCAGTTGCAACCCCTTAACCAAACGCAGCAGCAACTCCAGCCACAAGTCCCCGGAAATCGCTCCAGTTCTATTTCCCGAAGCGATCACCTGCCCCTCATTGACTTTGAGCATCCCATTGTGGCTGCCGAGTTGCCGGATCCGGCCTCCCTAACCTCCAATATTCGGCACAATCCCCAGGATTATGTCCGCTATAGAAAAACTCCGGTGGATGAGCATTA